In one Streptomyces marincola genomic region, the following are encoded:
- a CDS encoding phospholipase, with protein sequence MRTRHRLATTLSAAALAVGGVAATAAPAAAAPADKPQVLSSWTQTGASSYQSWLSARGNQGAWERYEFDWSTDLCSWSPDNPLGFPFELSCARHDFGYRNYKDQGTFEANKARLDNAFHADLGRVCDRYSGATAAACDATAWTYYQAVRNFG encoded by the coding sequence ATGCGCACCCGTCATCGGCTCGCCACCACCCTGTCCGCCGCCGCCCTCGCGGTCGGCGGCGTCGCCGCGACGGCCGCTCCCGCCGCGGCGGCTCCCGCCGACAAGCCCCAGGTGCTGTCCAGTTGGACCCAGACCGGCGCGAGCAGCTATCAGTCCTGGCTGTCCGCGCGCGGCAACCAGGGGGCGTGGGAGCGGTACGAGTTCGACTGGAGCACCGACCTGTGCTCCTGGTCGCCCGACAACCCGCTCGGCTTCCCGTTCGAACTCTCCTGCGCACGCCACGACTTCGGCTACCGCAACTACAAGGACCAGGGCACGTTCGAGGCCAACAAGGCGCGACTCGACAACGCCTTCCACGCCGATCTCGGGCGCGTCTGCGACCGCTACTCGGGCGCCACGGCCGCCGCCTGCGACGCCACGGCGTGGACGTACTACCAGGCCGTGCGCAACTTCGGCTGA
- a CDS encoding alpha/beta fold hydrolase — translation MKPAVAVASSILNATALLPGRAAGRGAFSLFHMPMVRSRLRTAERKVFEKARVDRIRLGSGRHAVAYHWGGGDRPALLAHGWQSRASRLACFVPELLERGHSVIAFDAPAHGEADGRSTTILDYRDIVLALDDRYGTFDCLIAHSLGALGSFFGLRHGARARRIVTIGGVCDFDYLVDEFCAEVGAGDRLRSRLRAEVRTRLFPGLPADETPFSLTDMPAHVSAPLLVVHDEDDTRIRVAQGRRLAAAFGDRARLVVTRGLGHRRVLGDADVLRTVLDFVDNGPDPADGTNPRATAAG, via the coding sequence ATGAAACCTGCCGTGGCCGTCGCCAGCAGCATCCTCAACGCCACCGCGCTCCTTCCGGGCCGGGCGGCGGGCAGGGGCGCGTTCTCCCTGTTCCACATGCCGATGGTGCGCAGTCGGCTGCGCACCGCGGAACGAAAGGTGTTCGAAAAGGCCCGGGTGGACCGGATACGCCTCGGCAGCGGCAGGCACGCGGTGGCCTACCACTGGGGCGGCGGCGACCGCCCCGCGCTGCTCGCGCACGGCTGGCAGTCGCGGGCCTCCCGGCTGGCCTGCTTCGTCCCCGAACTGCTCGAACGCGGCCACAGCGTCATCGCCTTCGACGCCCCTGCCCACGGCGAGGCGGACGGCCGCAGCACCACGATCCTGGACTACCGCGACATCGTCCTCGCCCTCGACGACCGGTACGGGACGTTCGACTGCCTCATCGCCCACTCCCTGGGCGCGCTCGGCTCGTTCTTCGGGCTGCGGCACGGCGCGCGGGCCCGCAGGATCGTCACCATCGGCGGCGTCTGCGACTTCGACTACCTGGTCGACGAGTTCTGCGCGGAGGTCGGGGCCGGCGACCGGCTCAGGTCCCGGCTGCGCGCGGAGGTCCGCACCCGGCTGTTCCCCGGCCTGCCCGCCGACGAGACGCCCTTCTCCCTCACGGACATGCCCGCCCACGTGTCCGCACCGCTCCTGGTGGTCCACGACGAGGACGACACCAGGATCCGGGTCGCGCAGGGCAGGCGGCTCGCCGCCGCGTTCGGCGACCGGGCCAGGCTCGTCGTCACCCGCGGCCTCGGCCACCGGCGCGTCCTCGGCGACGCCGACGTGCTCCGCACCGTTCTCGACTTCGTGGACAACGGCCCCGACCCCGCGGACGGAACGAACCCCCGCGCGACGGCGGCGGGCTGA
- a CDS encoding TetR/AcrR family transcriptional regulator, with amino-acid sequence MGTAGTRVDGRIARGEQTRRLVLGRAMEIASVEGLDALSMGRLASELKLSKSGVFALFGSKEDLQLATIRAAVAVFTTHVVGPAGELPAGIGRLKHLCDSWLAYSRERVFPGGCFFYSVSAEYDARAGKVHDALVTARSDWLAYLERTAREAREAGELTADADLPQLVFELAALLEMANAESVLHDDVTAYGKAARGILDRLLRVAVDPSRLSAP; translated from the coding sequence ATGGGTACGGCAGGAACGCGGGTGGACGGCCGGATCGCGCGCGGCGAGCAGACCCGGCGGCTCGTCCTCGGGCGGGCCATGGAGATCGCCTCGGTCGAGGGCCTCGACGCGCTCTCCATGGGGCGGCTCGCCTCGGAGCTGAAGCTGAGCAAGAGCGGTGTGTTCGCCCTCTTCGGCTCCAAGGAGGACCTGCAACTCGCGACCATCCGCGCCGCCGTCGCCGTCTTCACCACGCACGTGGTCGGACCGGCCGGCGAACTGCCCGCGGGCATCGGCCGGCTGAAGCACCTGTGCGACAGCTGGCTCGCCTATTCCCGCGAACGGGTCTTCCCCGGCGGGTGCTTCTTCTACTCGGTGTCCGCCGAGTACGACGCCCGCGCGGGCAAGGTGCACGACGCGCTCGTCACGGCGCGTTCCGACTGGCTCGCCTACCTGGAGCGGACCGCGCGGGAGGCACGGGAGGCGGGCGAGCTGACGGCGGACGCGGACCTGCCGCAGCTCGTCTTCGAACTCGCGGCGCTGCTTGAGATGGCGAACGCCGAATCCGTCCTGCACGACGACGTCACGGCCTACGGCAAAGCGGCCAGGGGAATCCTCGACCGCCTGCTGCGCGTGGCCGTCGACCCGTCGCGGCTGTCCGCCCCGTGA
- a CDS encoding GuaB1 family IMP dehydrogenase-related protein: MRFLNDVTPSYDLTYDDVFMIPNRSAVGSRQAVDLATPDGTGTTIPLVVANMTAVAGRRMAETVARRGGLVVIPQDIPLDVVTEVIGWVKRRHLVLDTPIVLAPTQTVADALALLPKRAHGAAVVVSSERPVGIVTEADLLGVDRFTQVGEVMSRDLLVLDAGLDPREAFHTLDSAHRKIAPAVGADGRLVGILNRKGALRATLYTPATDADGRLRVAAAVGINGDVAGRAKALLEAGVDTLVVDTAHGHQESMISTLRAVRALDPGVPVVAGNVVSAEGTRDLIEAGADIVKVGVGPGAMCTTRMMTGVGRPQFSAVLECAAQARRLGKHVWADGGVRHPRDVAMALAAGASNVMIGSWFAGTFESPGDLQQTADGRLYKESFGMASARAVRNRTSEESAYDRARKALFEEGISTSRMFLDPARPGVEDLVDSIVAGIRSACTYSGAATLEEFAERAVVGVQSAAGYAEGKPLHASWQ, encoded by the coding sequence ATGAGGTTCCTCAACGACGTCACGCCGTCCTACGATCTGACGTACGACGACGTGTTCATGATTCCCAACCGTTCCGCGGTCGGCTCCCGGCAGGCCGTCGACCTCGCCACCCCGGACGGCACGGGCACGACGATCCCGCTGGTCGTGGCGAACATGACCGCCGTCGCCGGCCGCCGGATGGCGGAGACCGTGGCGCGCCGCGGCGGGCTCGTGGTGATCCCGCAGGACATCCCGCTCGACGTCGTCACCGAGGTCATCGGCTGGGTCAAGCGCCGCCACCTGGTGCTCGACACCCCCATCGTCCTGGCGCCCACGCAGACCGTCGCCGACGCGCTCGCCCTGCTCCCCAAGCGCGCGCACGGCGCGGCCGTGGTGGTCTCGTCGGAACGGCCGGTCGGCATCGTCACGGAGGCCGACCTGCTGGGCGTCGACCGGTTCACCCAGGTGGGCGAGGTGATGTCCCGGGACCTGCTGGTGCTCGACGCGGGCCTCGACCCGCGCGAGGCGTTCCACACGCTGGACAGCGCGCACCGCAAGATCGCCCCGGCCGTCGGCGCCGACGGCCGCCTCGTCGGCATCCTCAACCGCAAGGGCGCGCTGCGCGCGACGCTGTACACGCCGGCCACCGACGCGGACGGGCGGCTGCGCGTCGCCGCAGCCGTCGGCATCAACGGCGACGTCGCCGGGCGGGCCAAGGCGCTGCTCGAAGCGGGGGTCGACACGCTCGTGGTGGACACCGCGCACGGCCACCAGGAGTCGATGATCTCGACGCTGCGCGCGGTGCGCGCCCTCGACCCGGGGGTGCCGGTCGTCGCGGGCAACGTGGTCTCGGCCGAGGGCACCAGGGACCTGATCGAGGCGGGGGCCGACATCGTGAAGGTCGGCGTGGGTCCCGGCGCGATGTGCACCACGCGCATGATGACGGGCGTGGGGCGCCCGCAGTTCTCCGCCGTGCTCGAATGCGCCGCGCAGGCGCGCAGGCTCGGCAAGCACGTGTGGGCCGACGGCGGGGTCAGGCACCCGAGGGACGTGGCGATGGCCCTGGCCGCGGGGGCGTCGAACGTGATGATCGGCTCGTGGTTCGCCGGCACCTTCGAGTCGCCCGGCGACCTCCAGCAGACCGCCGACGGGCGGCTGTACAAGGAGAGTTTCGGCATGGCCTCGGCACGTGCCGTGCGGAACAGGACGAGTGAGGAGTCCGCCTACGACCGGGCGCGCAAGGCGCTGTTCGAGGAGGGCATCTCGACCTCGCGCATGTTCCTCGATCCGGCCCGGCCCGGGGTGGAGGACCTCGTCGACTCCATCGTGGCCGGGATCAGGTCCGCCTGCACCTACTCGGGCGCGGCGACCCTGGAGGAGTTCGCCGAACGCGCGGTGGTCGGGGTGCAGAGCGCCGCGGGATACGCGGAGGGCAAGCCGCTGCACGCCAGTTGGCAGTGA
- a CDS encoding sugar-binding transcriptional regulator codes for MGPAELMQAAAMARRFYLEGKSKIQIADEFGVSRFKVARVLESAVEHDLVRIEIRVPAELDAERSDALRARFGLRHVVVAESPPGAADDTPDPEHLGEVAAELLGELVSEGDVLGLAWGRSTIHMAAALRELPPCTVVQLTGVYDAGTAERGSVEAVRRAAAVSGGAAHPIYAPMLLPDPGTAAALRRQPGIAAAFEFFDRVTIAAVSIGSWEPGISAVHDMLGKDEREHYASLGVAAEMSAHLFAEDGRRVGRDLGERCITVEADRLRRVPEVVAIAGGRRKADAIGAVLRSGLVTSLVTDTAAADRLLAQPSGRQPALDREDPDLRAS; via the coding sequence ATGGGGCCCGCCGAGCTGATGCAGGCGGCGGCGATGGCGCGCCGCTTCTACTTGGAAGGCAAGTCGAAGATCCAGATCGCCGACGAGTTCGGCGTCAGCCGGTTCAAGGTCGCCCGCGTGCTGGAGTCCGCGGTGGAGCACGACCTGGTGCGCATCGAGATCCGGGTGCCCGCGGAGCTCGACGCGGAACGGTCCGACGCGCTGCGCGCGCGGTTCGGCCTGCGGCACGTCGTGGTCGCCGAGTCGCCGCCCGGCGCGGCGGACGACACGCCGGACCCCGAGCACCTGGGGGAGGTGGCGGCCGAGCTGCTGGGCGAGCTGGTGTCGGAGGGCGACGTGCTCGGGCTCGCGTGGGGGCGCTCGACGATCCACATGGCGGCGGCGCTGCGGGAGTTGCCGCCCTGCACGGTGGTGCAGCTCACCGGCGTGTACGACGCGGGCACGGCGGAGCGCGGCTCGGTCGAGGCGGTGCGCCGGGCGGCGGCCGTCTCGGGCGGCGCCGCGCACCCGATCTACGCGCCGATGCTGCTGCCCGACCCGGGGACGGCGGCGGCGCTGCGCCGGCAGCCCGGCATCGCCGCGGCGTTCGAGTTCTTCGACCGGGTGACGATCGCCGCCGTGTCCATCGGCTCCTGGGAGCCGGGCATCTCGGCGGTGCACGACATGCTCGGCAAGGACGAGCGGGAGCACTACGCCTCGCTCGGTGTGGCGGCCGAGATGTCGGCGCATCTGTTCGCCGAGGACGGCCGCCGCGTGGGGCGGGACCTGGGGGAGCGGTGCATCACCGTGGAGGCGGACCGGCTGCGGCGCGTGCCCGAGGTGGTCGCCATCGCGGGCGGCCGTCGCAAGGCGGACGCCATCGGGGCGGTGCTGCGCTCCGGCCTGGTGACCAGCCTGGTCACCGACACCGCCGCCGCAGACCGCCTGCTGGCGCAGCCCTCGGGACGGCAGCCGGCCCTGGACCGGGAGGACCCCGACCTGCGGGCCTCGTGA
- the rpe gene encoding ribulose-phosphate 3-epimerase, producing the protein MAQINPSMLSADFARLAEEAAAVEGADWLHIDVMDNHFVPNLTLGLPVVEALGRATRTPLDCHLMIEDPDRWAPQYVEAGAGSVTFHAEAAAAPVRLAREIRAKGARASLALKPATPIEPYEDLLPELDMVLVMTVEPGFGGQAFLDVMLPKIRRTRQLIDRHGLPLWLQVDGGVSASTIERCAEAGADVFVAGSAVYGADDPAAAVAALREQARRAASGPTAG; encoded by the coding sequence ATGGCTCAGATCAACCCCAGTATGCTGTCGGCCGACTTCGCGCGCCTCGCCGAGGAGGCCGCCGCCGTCGAGGGCGCCGACTGGTTGCACATCGACGTGATGGACAACCACTTCGTGCCCAACCTGACGCTCGGACTGCCCGTCGTCGAGGCGCTGGGCCGGGCCACCCGTACCCCGCTCGACTGCCACCTGATGATCGAGGACCCCGACCGGTGGGCGCCGCAGTACGTCGAGGCGGGCGCGGGCTCGGTGACCTTCCACGCCGAGGCCGCCGCGGCCCCGGTCCGGCTGGCACGGGAGATCAGGGCCAAGGGCGCGCGGGCCTCGCTCGCGCTGAAGCCGGCCACGCCGATCGAACCTTACGAGGACCTGCTGCCCGAACTCGACATGGTCCTGGTGATGACCGTCGAGCCGGGCTTCGGCGGGCAGGCGTTCCTCGACGTCATGCTGCCGAAGATCCGGCGGACCCGGCAGCTCATCGACCGCCACGGGCTGCCGCTGTGGCTCCAGGTGGACGGCGGGGTCTCCGCGTCGACGATCGAGCGGTGCGCCGAGGCGGGCGCGGACGTGTTCGTCGCGGGCTCGGCCGTCTACGGGGCCGACGACCCCGCGGCGGCGGTCGCCGCGCTGCGCGAGCAGGCGCGGCGGGCCGCTTCCGGGCCCACGGCGGGATGA
- a CDS encoding RsmB/NOP family class I SAM-dependent RNA methyltransferase — MSTRPRRPDRPYRKPRRDPVRLLAFDALRAVDERGAYANLVLPPMLAKARADGTLDARDAALATELVYGTLRRQGTYDAVLAACVDRPLREVDPPVLDVLSLGAHQLLGTRIPSHAAVSASVELARCVLGDGRAKFVNAVLRKVTAHDLDGWLERVAPPYDEDPEQHLALVHAHPRWIVSALWDALGGDREGIESLLAADNDRPRVTLAARPGRSTVAELLADGRAEPGRYSPYAARLAEGGEPGALDPVREGRAGVQDEGSQLVALALANAPLTGRDARWLDGCAGPGGKAALLAALAAERGAALVAAEKQPHRARLVARALAGNPGPAHAVVADGTRPAWRPGTFDRVLVDVPCTGLGALRRRPEARWRRRPEDLDRLTALQRDLLRGALAAVRPGGVVGYATCSPHLAETRLVVGDVLKGLDGIGVERVDARPLLPGVPALGEGPDVQLWPHLHGTDAMYLALLRRTR; from the coding sequence GTGAGCACCCGGCCGCGCCGTCCCGACAGGCCCTACCGCAAGCCCCGCAGGGACCCGGTGCGCCTGCTCGCCTTCGACGCGCTGCGCGCCGTCGACGAGCGCGGCGCGTACGCCAACCTGGTCCTGCCCCCGATGCTCGCCAAGGCCAGGGCGGACGGCACGCTCGACGCGCGCGATGCCGCCCTGGCCACCGAGCTGGTGTACGGCACGCTGCGCCGCCAGGGCACCTACGACGCCGTGCTCGCCGCGTGTGTGGACCGGCCGTTGCGCGAGGTCGACCCGCCGGTGCTCGACGTGCTCTCGCTCGGCGCGCACCAGCTGCTCGGCACCCGCATCCCGAGCCACGCGGCGGTCAGCGCCTCCGTCGAGCTGGCGCGCTGCGTGCTGGGCGACGGGCGGGCGAAGTTCGTCAACGCGGTGCTGCGCAAGGTCACCGCGCACGACCTCGACGGGTGGCTTGAGCGGGTCGCCCCGCCGTACGACGAGGACCCGGAGCAGCACCTGGCGCTGGTGCACGCGCACCCGCGCTGGATCGTCTCCGCCCTGTGGGACGCGCTCGGCGGCGACCGCGAAGGGATCGAGAGCCTGCTCGCGGCCGACAACGACAGGCCGCGGGTGACGCTGGCCGCCCGCCCCGGCCGTTCCACCGTGGCCGAACTGCTCGCCGACGGCCGCGCGGAGCCCGGCCGTTACTCCCCCTACGCGGCGCGGCTGGCCGAGGGCGGCGAGCCCGGCGCGCTCGACCCCGTCCGCGAGGGCAGGGCCGGCGTGCAGGACGAGGGCAGCCAACTGGTGGCTCTCGCGCTGGCCAACGCCCCGCTGACCGGCCGCGACGCCCGCTGGCTCGACGGCTGCGCGGGTCCAGGCGGCAAGGCCGCCCTGCTCGCGGCCCTGGCGGCCGAGCGCGGCGCCGCGCTGGTGGCCGCCGAGAAGCAGCCGCACCGGGCCCGGCTCGTGGCCCGCGCGCTGGCGGGCAATCCGGGCCCGGCGCACGCGGTCGTCGCCGACGGCACCAGGCCCGCGTGGCGGCCCGGCACGTTCGACCGGGTCCTGGTGGACGTGCCGTGCACGGGTCTCGGCGCGCTGCGCCGCCGCCCGGAGGCGCGCTGGCGCCGCCGTCCCGAGGACCTGGACCGACTCACCGCGCTCCAGCGCGACTTGCTGCGCGGCGCCCTGGCCGCGGTGAGACCCGGCGGGGTGGTGGGCTACGCGACGTGTTCTCCGCACCTGGCCGAGACCCGTCTGGTCGTGGGCGACGTGCTGAAGGGGCTCGACGGCATCGGCGTGGAACGCGTCGACGCGCGCCCCCTGCTGCCCGGGGTGCCCGCGCTCGGCGAGGGCCCCGATGTCCAGCTGTGGCCGCACCTGCACGGCACCGACGCGATGTACCTGGCCCTGCTGCGGCGCACGCGGTAG
- the fmt gene encoding methionyl-tRNA formyltransferase, with protein sequence MRLVFAGTPEVAVPALDALLASERHEVVAVVTRPDAPAGRGRRLVRSPVAERADEAGIEVLTPARPREPAFLDRLREIAPDCCPVVAYGALLPKAALDIPARGWVNLHFSLLPAWRGAAPVQRALLAGDEITGAATFQIEEGLDSGPVFGLLTERIRPEDTSGDLLTRLALAGAGLLAATMDGIEDGTLTARPQPAEGVSMAPKLTVEDAAVDWNAPALHVDRQVRACTPAPGAWTVFRGERLKLRQVAPAPARAGLAPGELAADKQSVHVGTGSHAVELLWVQPQGKKPMRAADWARGVRVAAGERLTAPQP encoded by the coding sequence ATGAGGCTTGTCTTCGCCGGCACGCCCGAGGTGGCCGTTCCCGCCCTGGACGCCCTGCTGGCCTCGGAGCGGCACGAGGTGGTCGCCGTCGTCACCCGGCCCGACGCCCCCGCGGGGCGCGGGCGCCGCCTGGTGCGCAGCCCCGTGGCCGAGCGCGCCGACGAGGCGGGGATCGAGGTCCTCACGCCCGCGCGCCCCAGGGAACCGGCGTTCCTCGACCGCCTCCGCGAGATCGCCCCCGACTGCTGCCCCGTCGTCGCCTACGGCGCGCTCCTGCCCAAGGCGGCCCTCGACATCCCGGCCAGGGGCTGGGTCAACCTGCACTTCTCCCTGCTGCCCGCCTGGCGCGGCGCGGCGCCGGTGCAGCGGGCCCTGCTCGCGGGCGACGAGATCACCGGGGCGGCCACGTTCCAGATCGAGGAGGGACTCGACTCCGGTCCCGTGTTCGGCCTGCTGACCGAGCGGATCAGGCCCGAGGACACCAGCGGCGACCTGCTGACCCGGCTCGCGCTCGCCGGGGCCGGGCTGCTCGCCGCGACCATGGACGGCATCGAGGACGGCACGCTGACGGCCAGGCCGCAGCCGGCCGAGGGCGTGAGCATGGCACCGAAGCTCACCGTCGAGGACGCCGCCGTCGACTGGAACGCGCCCGCCCTGCACGTCGACCGCCAGGTGCGCGCCTGCACGCCGGCGCCCGGCGCCTGGACGGTCTTCCGCGGCGAGCGGCTGAAGCTGCGGCAGGTCGCGCCGGCGCCCGCGCGCGCGGGGCTCGCCCCGGGCGAGCTGGCCGCGGACAAGCAGTCGGTCCACGTGGGGACCGGCTCGCACGCCGTCGAGCTGCTGTGGGTGCAGCCGCAGGGCAAGAAGCCGATGCGCGCCGCCGACTGGGCGCGCGGCGTCCGGGTCGCGGCCGGGGAGCGGCTGACCGCGCCGCAGCCGTAG